From the genome of Athalia rosae chromosome 3, iyAthRosa1.1, whole genome shotgun sequence:
TCCATTATGAGCcggaattttgtttttttattattcacctCTGACAGATATGTGGCATATGACGCACTGAAACGCTAATCGTCTACAGTTATTACACTGCGGACCCTGGCtgaattttttacacacatagcattcgatttgaaaatcaacTGCTTTGTGGGAATCGATAGGTGGAACACTGACATGTTTGAGAACTTGCGCTCTAGCATCCAGCAGCCTCCATCTATGCAGGACTTCCGCATAAGCTTTTTTGTAACTGTCATACAGGCTTGTGTTCTTTTCATCTAAAAGCCTATGAAAACATATCTTGGATCATAATCTCCGGTCATTCCTTACTGGGAAAATAATTACCTGATGCTTCTGCCTGGTTCAAATAACGAGTCTTGGATGAATTTCAGATCGTCAAGAGATTCAGACCATGAGTTAGACCTGTGCTGCttaagattttgaaaattccatcCTTCAAGCGTCGTGTCTGCAGGATGTATTGTATGATACGGTGAACCGCCAGGCTGAAATATAATCATTCTTCATTCTACTTTTACAGATCATTAGAGAAAATCCGAATGGATCATTGATAAGTACAAATGTATTTGATTGATTTACAAAAaatagattttgaaaataaattaaaaataaaaagcttgTAGATACTGTTTAATAATAATGTCAAGAACTAGTTACGCCTGTTGCATGCAGATCATAAATTACTCAACTTCATCTAAAGAAAATACCTTTATTTGgaggattttttcaatcatggTCCATTATCTAATGGCTAAGGTATCTGTATATTTAGAAATGTACgtgcaaaattattattcaaagatGCACCCACTGAGCTAAGATTTACAAAGTaaccagaaaaaaatggtattcAGTGTgactttcatttaattttcacctCTAAATTTCTGATATACCGAtatatcaaaaaagaaaatgacaaaaagcACCAAGTATTATTTATTCGCTAAACTTGTTGGAGTAGGGATGTACGGATGAAACGGGTTCATaactcttacaattagtaagGCGAAAATTGCGAGGAAAGCAGTTGTTATTGCAAGTGCACTATTCAAGTGTAATTATTACCTTACCTTCTGCCACCATTTCCCAGTGGTAAGCCTCTATAACAGAGATAATAAAATGTCAGTTGGGTAAGCGAAACATGCCTTGCAGACAAAATGGTATTTATCAAGCATAAGAAAGGCCAGGGATGAAAagcaagaaaattgaaaacattcaaaaaattcgGCAAAGCATGAAGTAAATTCCGCCAAATTGACgattgtatgaaaaataaaatatattgctGGAAAAACAAGCGGTACACAGATAGATCATTCATAGTGCAAGCATAGCTCATGCATTCCAGTAATGCTATGCGCTTGTTACCTGCAGAATATTGTTTCTCTCAGCTGTCTTAGCGAGCAGTAAGTACAACTCCAactgaaatataatttactTGATTGCCTTTTATACTCACGCTGACATTTACAGATTTGCTGATAGCACGCCCTTGCGCAGAGTCATGATTATCCGAACGATAACTGAAAGTGCAGCTGAGCATACCTGCCATCTGTATATCTGATTGGCTTGCGTAATGTTGTATGCTGCAAAATCAATTAAGGATCAGTAAATGCACTCGGCTGGGACTCCGTCGCCAGGAATACTCACAGAGAATGGATCAAGTTTTGGCCAAAAGGATGCTGAGGCCAGGGAGTCTCGATGTCAGATGAGTGGCAGCAATTTGAAAACAGACTAGACAGTGGCTGCGATATAACAAGCGCAGCTAAGCACCAGGCTTGGACTAGATCTGGTCGCTCGAGCGTTGCAGCAACCCCAGCATTGTATTGACACATTCCAGGGATGTCAGTTATGTTGATACTGTGACAAATGATGTGCAACTCCGAATTCATATTTAATATCATCTCGGGCGAATTCTAATTATTCATAGTTCAAACGTAAAACTCACATATATTTCTCTGCCAATTCTTTATTGACAAAGAATAATGCCGAAGCATCATATATGGTAActgttggattatttttttgcggACCTTTCGAATGCTGGCGACTCGAACCATGCAAACTCCGTCTCGACCCTCTCTGTTTAtagcgataaaaattacatcaataacaaataaagGTTCATACCGATAGCTGCACggttgaaagttgaaaactTACGCGTTCTTGAAAATAGAAGGAGCTTATAGATATGTTATCCGTTGCATTTGATTGGGAATAAGGAGGATATATGTGTGGAAAATGCCCGTTATTACTGACGCCTGAACCCAAAGCTGAAAGCGCCCGCGGAGTTGTACTTTCAGGCTTTATAGATGGCCTCCTCGCGTATGGGGTCCGACCAAAGCACACCAGTGTTCCTGGAGAATGGGTGTTTACTGCTAGGACTGGCTTGGTAtgttaaaaattaaatgactCGCGAATTTCATACCTACGCAGCAAAATTTTGCCCCCGACGTCCTAGGGAATGGAATATAAGTGTCTTGATAGTTAGGAAATATACTGTTAGGgtttcggaaatttgaactatGCTGCATTCGGTATCCCAAGTGCTTCCCTTCGGATTCTTCACTCACGCACATCTGGGCAAACGGATATTGATCTACTgagtgatgaaaaaagttaTACTTAGTAGAGATTCATACCTGTTCCAAAGTGGTGATCAACTGTCGTAGGCAAGGTTCTAAGCATGACCGGTTTTTTCTGACCCGTTGTTGAGCAGTTTGTTTTAATACTTTGGACAGTTTGGCCATAGCAGTATTGTCAATTGTCGTTCCTGGGCAGAATTGGAATGACGGCGGGGCATTGTATGGGTAATTCCCAGGAAAATTCACTTTCAATATgacgttataatttttattggcTGCAGTCACTCGGCAGCTTCGCTGCTCTGCGTCCATAGCATTTACCTGTAACAGAAAATATCATGATTAAAAGGCTGGGAGAGAAGTTGATATAGTCGCTACTACGAACCTCAATATTTGGGATATTGATATTAATGAGAGAAAATTCCTGCTGCAGCGTTTTTGGTTGCGTTGGTGAGGATACCTCTTTGTCCGTAGCGGAATAAACGATCGATTCCGCATTTGTTTTCCCATCTTCAATTTTAGATAACATGTAATTCACTTCCCTGTCATTCTGTACATCTTGCATCTGCTGTTCCATTGTCCGTATCGTTCCTAAAATATATTGGTGatcaaaaatatatcatttgtCATTAATTACTAGAGAATTGCTGTTAACTTACTTAAGTTACTATCTTCAGTATAAGGAGCATACACAGTCCCATCGTCCAAATCGTGTCCACAAAGCTGAAAGTTAACATGATTAGGTCAGCTAATTCGAAGCATATATAGCTCATTGGTTAACGCACCTTTTGTAAAAATGGATCTATTTTGAATATTCGCAAACACTGATCTTTGGACCAAGTAATGAGTTCGAAGTCATTCGGTTCTGATAACAGAGAACAATAGTGATAATTTTGTGAATTAGAAATATCCAACATCTGAAAGAAGACATTTCTACGCACCTTTTTTCTTATGGCGCCATTGAAATTCTAGAACAACATCTGTGTGACCGATAAACGTGTAGATCGGGGCTGTCAGATTTGATGTATTCCAAAGTAGCAAGCTGTTTTCCCCACGACGTAACTGGGGCACAACTATCGTCACCAATCCCTCACCAAATggctataaataaaaatccaattccaggataatttttgaaagctCTTCGCTAACGCATAGTTCAAGCTAAACATACTGTGTATCTGGCTCGCCAAACAGGAGCACTAGTCGTGAGAATGCTTTCAGCTCTTCGTGGATTAGTAACATCGAATATTTTCACTGTACAATCTTGGCTGGACGTTGCCAATTGATTTTGCTGAATAGGGCACCAATCGAGGCCATGTATCTGTACAAAGTGTAAAACACAAAGTTTGATCCACATGATCGGGAATCTAGtgggtgaaaaatataactaGTTGCCTTTGTCAAATGAGCAGCTATGTACTGCATTGGACTATTCCCTTTCCTCTGGTCCCATATTTTAATATCACCATCATGGGCAGTAGCCAGAATATGTTGTGAAAGACAGTTCCATCTGACTTGTGAAGCTCCCGCTGAAAAAATGACCCTTCGATGATGAATACCATTGCTTCACCGCGCCACAAACAAATACTCGATACTTACCTACAGCGGAAAGTGACAAGCATGGCCTACGCTGATCTCTTATGTCCCAAACATGTATGAATGTATCGATACTACATGAAGCAAGAATATCAGGCTCTGTAGGATGCCAGTTCAAATCACTCACAACACGTGTGTGGGCTCTCAAGCTATGCGTAGTTGTCAGATCGTAGCCATCTCCTCCAAGAAAACTCAGTACCTCAACCCGATTGTTACTCTAGAATAAGCGGACAAAATAAGACACGTGATAAAGTCTAAGGCAGATTTATAAGAAGTGATTAGTCGCTCACTGATATAGCGCATAGGTGACAATTCTGGGAATTGGGATTCCACTCAGCTGATCCAACTTCATATTTACTCTGACGTTGAAACTTACGCAGTGTATCGGCCCCTTCATCTAGCTGCTTCACCGCAAAGTATCTCCGCCTATGAAACACTGGGATTAGTATCGGAGAGGTAAATACAAAgtatttcttcaaaattctttttgACTCACCCAGCTAAGAGAACGAGGCTCCCGGTGGCATCGACCGCCATGGTGTTGGCCTGTGATTAGAAAGAATTCTTATTGGAAAGAACTACCAGGTTCTCAGATAAAATGACAGTTGGACAACCGTTAGAATAGGCCTAGCTTGGTTGTCAGGAAAGATATCTATTGGTCAAAGCAGCGTTCAAGCTTTACCTGTAAATCCCTGTGCTCCGCAACCACATAATCGCTGCCCCAACGCTTCGACATTTCGTGAAATCGTTGGTTGCTCAGGTGTCAACATGATATAAATGTCAACATTTTCCTAGGTTATGCTGAGACATTacagaaaataataagaaatgtCTGGACAAGTCTACCGAAGTAAAGGGCGACTGCTCAATTTCGATTTCATCCacgttgattgaaaatttgaaagacaCAATAGCCAGctataagaaaaatatttttcatgagGCGAATGGGCTCAAACAAACTCAGTCTGCTAGCGCGCCCCTACCCGCCCTGTGATTGGTCCGCCATTAACGGCCATAATCCGAGAACGCTGGCGCAGCGGCGCCATTGTCTCATCGAACTTCGAATCGTCTACTTCTTCTCCGTACTTCAGTCAACGCCGTACAAGTCTTTGCTAATCGAATCATAATTGGATTCTAAAACTTGTGACAATCAGCTGTGtgataaattaaaaagttCTACTTCAACTAGGTGTATGGTGGCTTGattaaacaaattaaaaatagtGAGACAACAAATAAAACTCAGTGGTCCCCGCGTGGCTCTATTGGGAACAATTTTTGGGGTGTTGCTATAATTTCACAATCTCTGCAGTTTACTTGAAGACTATAGTCAGTGCATATGAATAATTGGCAGCATTCGTACCAGATCTTCGCTTTTTCAATCCGGATAATGGTGAGTtgtgattttattaatttttctggaTTCTCCATAATTTTTCTACAACGGAATCTCGTACCACGTACGGTGGTCGGGTGCCTTCGGCTCGACTCGTTCTAATTCGTTCATGCGTTCAAACTGCTCCATAAACAATTGAATTGTTGTTTTGATTTGTGGTCAACGTTTTTTTCGAAGCGTATGAATTCTTATTTGTCGACGTCTGTGAAGcaattattgtcattttttcaaagtttactGCCTGttagaaatatacatatatcagtgAGTTGAAACTATTATTTGTCGACAAGTTACCCAGCAATTAGGATTTTATAAACCAGGTAAAAACGTGAGCAACATTTCCAATTTCTGTTCTGTGCATCGATAGATTGCGTCTTCAACTAAAATTACTAAATCAAACGAGCGGGTTAAATTTTATAGAATAAAATCAACAAAGTATGAGAAATGGAATAATTCAGATAgggtttgacaaaaaattttattgataattttgaaatagtataattgaattatttccgCTTCGCAAGACTAGACTTGCTGTTTGATGAAGAGGATGAAGTGCTGCACCGCGACGATGATGATTTCTTAGGTCGTATGGTAGGCTTTGTGTACTTCCTTGACCCCCCACGTGTACTTTCGTCTACAAAATATGTTGAATATTGAATTTACTCGGTAAAATCACAAAAGAGAAGATTAATGTGACATGCATTCACCACTGAAGTGTGCTTCTATATTCAGGATAGAGCCAAGGCTT
Proteins encoded in this window:
- the LOC105691919 gene encoding GATOR complex protein WDR59 isoform X3 codes for the protein MKGPIHCSNNRVEVLSFLGGDGYDLTTTHSLRAHTRVVSDLNWHPTEPDILASCSIDTFIHVWDIRDQRRPCLSLSAVAGASQVRWNCLSQHILATAHDGDIKIWDQRKGNSPMQYIAAHLTKIHGLDWCPIQQNQLATSSQDCTVKIFDVTNPRRAESILTTSAPVWRARYTPFGEGLVTIVVPQLRRGENSLLLWNTSNLTAPIYTFIGHTDVVLEFQWRHKKKEPNDFELITWSKDQCLRIFKIDPFLQKLCGHDLDDGTVYAPYTEDSNLRTIRTMEQQMQDVQNDREVNYMLSKIEDGKTNAESIVYSATDKEVSSPTQPKTLQQEFSLININIPNIEVNAMDAEQRSCRVTAANKNYNVILKVNFPGNYPYNAPPSFQFCPGTTIDNTAMAKLSKVLKQTAQQRVRKNRSCLEPCLRQLITTLEQMCVSEESEGKHLGYRMQHSSNFRNPNSIFPNYQDTYIPFPRTSGAKFCCVGTLVCFGRTPYARRPSIKPESTTPRALSALGSGVSNNGHFPHIYPPYSQSNATDNISISSFYFQERRGSRRSLHGSSRQHSKGPQKNNPTVTIYDASALFFVNKELAEKYIINITDIPGMCQYNAGVAATLERPDLVQAWCLAALVISQPLSSLFSNCCHSSDIETPWPQHPFGQNLIHSLIQHYASQSDIQMAGMLSCTFSYRSDNHDSAQGRAISKSVNVSRLTTGKWWQKPGGSPYHTIHPADTTLEGWNFQNLKQHRSNSWSESLDDLKFIQDSLFEPGRSIRLLDEKNTSLYDSYKKAYAEVLHRWRLLDARAQVLKHVSVPPIDSHKAVDFQIECYVCKKFSQGPQCNNCRRLAFQCVICHISVRGPSNVCVVCGHGGHTEHLAAWFTTKTLCPTGCGCNCLNESTTMMKN
- the LOC105691919 gene encoding GATOR complex protein WDR59 isoform X2, whose translation is MSKRWGSDYVVAEHRDLQANTMAVDATGSLVLLAGRRYFAVKQLDEGADTLRKFQRQSKYEVGSAEWNPNSQNCHLCAISSNNRVEVLSFLGGDGYDLTTTHSLRAHTRVVSDLNWHPTEPDILASCSIDTFIHVWDIRDQRRPCLSLSAVAGASQVRWNCLSQHILATAHDGDIKIWDQRKGNSPMQYIAAHLTKIHGLDWCPIQQNQLATSSQDCTVKIFDVTNPRRAESILTTSAPVWRARYTPFGEGLVTIVVPQLRRGENSLLLWNTSNLTAPIYTFIGHTDVVLEFQWRHKKKEPNDFELITWSKDQCLRIFKIDPFLQKLCGHDLDDGTVYAPYTEDSNLRTIRTMEQQMQDVQNDREVNYMLSKIEDGKTNAESIVYSATDKEVSSPTQPKTLQQEFSLININIPNIEVNAMDAEQRSCRVTAANKNYNVILKVNFPGNYPYNAPPSFQFCPGTTIDNTAMAKLSKVLKQTAQQRVRKNRSCLEPCLRQLITTLEQMCVSEESEGKHLGYRMQHSSNFRNPNSIFPNYQDTYIPFPRTSGAKFCCVGTLVCFGRTPYARRPSIKPESTTPRALSALGSGVSNNGHFPHIYPPYSQSNATDNISISSFYFQERRGSRRSLHGSSRQHSKGPQKNNPTVTIYDASALFFVNKELAEKYIINITDIPGMCQYNAGVAATLERPDLVQAWCLAALVISQPLSSLFSNCCHSSDIETPWPQHPFGQNLIHSLIQHYASQSDIQMAGMLSCTFSYRSDNHDSAQGRAISKSVNVSPGGSPYHTIHPADTTLEGWNFQNLKQHRSNSWSESLDDLKFIQDSLFEPGRSIRLLDEKNTSLYDSYKKAYAEVLHRWRLLDARAQVLKHVSVPPIDSHKAVDFQIECYVCKKFSQGPQCNNCRRLAFQCVICHISVRGPSNVCVVCGHGGHTEHLAAWFTTKTLCPTGCGCNCLNESTTMMKN
- the LOC105691919 gene encoding GATOR complex protein WDR59 isoform X1, producing MSKRWGSDYVVAEHRDLQANTMAVDATGSLVLLAGRRYFAVKQLDEGADTLRKFQRQSKYEVGSAEWNPNSQNCHLCAISSNNRVEVLSFLGGDGYDLTTTHSLRAHTRVVSDLNWHPTEPDILASCSIDTFIHVWDIRDQRRPCLSLSAVAGASQVRWNCLSQHILATAHDGDIKIWDQRKGNSPMQYIAAHLTKIHGLDWCPIQQNQLATSSQDCTVKIFDVTNPRRAESILTTSAPVWRARYTPFGEGLVTIVVPQLRRGENSLLLWNTSNLTAPIYTFIGHTDVVLEFQWRHKKKEPNDFELITWSKDQCLRIFKIDPFLQKLCGHDLDDGTVYAPYTEDSNLRTIRTMEQQMQDVQNDREVNYMLSKIEDGKTNAESIVYSATDKEVSSPTQPKTLQQEFSLININIPNIEVNAMDAEQRSCRVTAANKNYNVILKVNFPGNYPYNAPPSFQFCPGTTIDNTAMAKLSKVLKQTAQQRVRKNRSCLEPCLRQLITTLEQMCVSEESEGKHLGYRMQHSSNFRNPNSIFPNYQDTYIPFPRTSGAKFCCVGTLVCFGRTPYARRPSIKPESTTPRALSALGSGVSNNGHFPHIYPPYSQSNATDNISISSFYFQERRGSRRSLHGSSRQHSKGPQKNNPTVTIYDASALFFVNKELAEKYIINITDIPGMCQYNAGVAATLERPDLVQAWCLAALVISQPLSSLFSNCCHSSDIETPWPQHPFGQNLIHSLIQHYASQSDIQMAGMLSCTFSYRSDNHDSAQGRAISKSVNVSRLTTGKWWQKPGGSPYHTIHPADTTLEGWNFQNLKQHRSNSWSESLDDLKFIQDSLFEPGRSIRLLDEKNTSLYDSYKKAYAEVLHRWRLLDARAQVLKHVSVPPIDSHKAVDFQIECYVCKKFSQGPQCNNCRRLAFQCVICHISVRGPSNVCVVCGHGGHTEHLAAWFTTKTLCPTGCGCNCLNESTTMMKN
- the LOC105691919 gene encoding GATOR complex protein WDR59 isoform X4 → MSKRWGSDYVVAEHRDLQANTMAVDATGSLVLLAGRRYFAVKQLDEGADTLRKFQRQSKYEVGSAEWNPNSQNCHLCAISSNNRVEVLSFLGGDGYDLTTTHSLRAHTRVVSDLNWHPTEPDILASCSIDTFIHVWDIRDQRRPCLSLSAVAGASQVRWNCLSQHILATAHDGDIKIWDQRKGNSPMQYIAAHLTKIHGLDWCPIQQNQLATSSQDCTVKIFDVTNPRRAESILTTSAPVWRARYTPFGEGLVTIVVPQLRRGENSLLLWNTSNLTAPIYTFIGHTDVVLEFQWRHKKKEPNDFELITWSKDQCLRIFKIDPFLQKLCGHDLDDGTVYAPYTEDSNLRTIRTMEQQMQDVQNDREVNYMLSKIEDGKTNAESIVYSATDKEVSSPTQPKTLQQEFSLININIPNIEVNAMDAEQRSCRVTAANKNYNVILKVNFPGNYPYNAPPSFQFCPGTTIDNTAMAKLSKVLKQTAQQRVRKNRSCLEPCLRQLITTLEQMCVSEESEGKHLGYRMQHSSNFRNPNSIFPNYQDTYIPFPRTSGAKFCCVGTLVCFGRTPYARRPSIKPESTTPRALSALGSGVSNNGHFPHIYPPYSQSNATDNISISSFYFQERRGSRRSLHGSSRQHSKGPQKNNPTVTIYDASALFFVNKELAEKYIINITDIPGMCQYNAGVAATLERPDLVQAWCLAALVISQPLSSLFSNCCHSSDIETPWPQHPFGQNLIHSLIQHYASQSDIQMAGMLSCTFSYRSDNHDSAQGRAISKSVNVSRLTTGKWWQKVSLAVHRIIQYILQTRRLKDGIFKILSSTGLTHGLNLLTI